One stretch of Pirellulales bacterium DNA includes these proteins:
- a CDS encoding diacylglycerol kinase family protein, which translates to MCDQGPDREHWRRKFGHAFRGVKTAFRGQSSFFVHYFFAAAVVAAAVVLQVSLVEASVLLLCIAGVLVAEMFNTALEHLAKAVTEEYHPAVKAALDVGSGGVLMAAVGAVLVGLLIFGPRLLALLW; encoded by the coding sequence ATGTGCGACCAGGGCCCGGACCGCGAACACTGGCGGCGCAAGTTCGGCCACGCGTTTCGCGGGGTGAAGACGGCGTTCCGTGGGCAGAGCAGTTTCTTCGTGCACTATTTCTTTGCCGCGGCCGTCGTGGCGGCGGCCGTGGTGCTGCAGGTCTCGCTGGTCGAGGCGAGCGTGTTGCTGTTGTGCATTGCGGGAGTGCTGGTGGCCGAGATGTTCAACACGGCGCTGGAGCACCTGGCCAAGGCGGTGACCGAGGAATATCACCCGGCCGTCAAGGCGGCGCTCGACGTGGGGAGCGGCGGCGTGCTGATGGCCGCCGTCGGGGCCGTGCTAGTGGGCCTGCTGATCTTCGGCCCGCGGCTGCTGGCGCTGCTGTGGTGA
- a CDS encoding organic solvent tolerance protein OstA: MLWLTSSVAHVPRACAQIELTTEGLDGPIVVSADTANHWRQGAYDVWLLRGHCLVQQDLTYARSQEAVIWVEQAAPDSPELSRAIVYLEGDVQIEQNVDGQATRIVERSWFGRFSSVSPIEVRVANPGPEPKTKPAVWHAAMAKRDPYARDALQQAQFAQFDGGAVQNDPLPPGTRRLRAYPRSSSVPVNARYFPSADGSEWIVTVDSGINLIIDGIDELGSVDITTDRIVIWTRGLDQPDLQGQVAQSGNTPLEIYMEGNIVFRQGERVVYAERMYYDATNQRGTVLGAEVLTPVPEYLGLLRLKANVLQQVNRDQFYAQDGFITSSRIGQPGYRLQSGQVFFEDHQRPVIDPYTGGPAIDPQTNEPVITHDRLATARNNLVYLGPVPVFYWPTFATDLTDPTLYVDGFSVKNDQIFGTQVLVDLDAYEVLGIRNRPKGTKWDFSVDYLSKRGLAGGTSFRYNRADSLFGVPSSYAGTFDVWGLHDSGLDNLGLGRQALVPESRTRYRNFLRHRQFLPDNYRVTAELGLISDRNFLESFFENEWDNSKDYTTGIELKRLQENSSWSITGDGRVNDFFTQTTQARADHFLLGQELFSDRVTWFEHTFGGYQELGVASTPKDPTDAAQWQFLPWEVPSQGERFSTKHELDLPLPFGPFRLTPYVLGAFDHWGEDLNGNPLDRLYGQTGLRASIPFWKVYPNAESGLFNVHGIAHKLTFDADVFVAESSADLDQLPLYEPVDDDNIEHFRSRFGINTFGGVTPIQFDERFYALRSGLASNVTSPSSEIADDLAAARLGLNQRWQTKRGYPGRRRIIDWIVLDTGTTFYANPDRDNFGEAVGLTDYDFRWHVGDQLTMLSSGLFDFFDDGQKIITVGGHLIRPPRGGLSLQFRHFEGPFTSNAVIATYSYHMSPKWISTMGSFIDITNNNYGQMLGLTRIGESLLFTIGVTNNSSKDIVGFNISIEPRFLPRTRTLGAGGAAIPMAGLYGLE, encoded by the coding sequence ATGCTGTGGCTGACGTCGTCGGTCGCGCACGTGCCGCGCGCGTGCGCTCAGATCGAGCTGACGACCGAAGGTCTGGACGGTCCGATCGTGGTGAGCGCCGACACGGCCAATCATTGGCGCCAAGGCGCCTACGACGTGTGGCTGCTGCGCGGGCACTGCCTGGTGCAGCAGGATCTAACCTACGCGCGCAGCCAAGAAGCGGTGATCTGGGTCGAACAGGCAGCGCCCGATTCGCCCGAGCTGAGCCGGGCGATCGTCTACCTGGAAGGCGACGTGCAGATCGAGCAGAACGTCGACGGCCAGGCGACGCGCATCGTCGAGCGGAGCTGGTTCGGGCGCTTTTCGTCGGTGTCGCCGATCGAGGTGCGCGTCGCGAACCCCGGGCCCGAGCCGAAAACCAAGCCGGCGGTGTGGCACGCCGCGATGGCCAAGCGCGATCCGTACGCGCGCGACGCGCTGCAACAGGCGCAATTCGCGCAGTTCGATGGCGGCGCTGTGCAAAACGACCCGCTGCCGCCCGGCACGCGCCGGTTGCGGGCCTATCCGCGCAGCAGCAGTGTGCCGGTCAACGCGCGCTATTTCCCGAGTGCCGATGGCAGCGAGTGGATCGTGACGGTCGACTCGGGCATCAACCTGATCATCGATGGAATCGACGAACTCGGCTCGGTCGATATCACGACCGACCGGATTGTGATCTGGACGCGCGGTCTCGATCAGCCCGACCTGCAGGGACAAGTGGCGCAATCGGGCAACACTCCGCTCGAGATCTACATGGAAGGCAACATCGTCTTCCGGCAAGGGGAACGGGTCGTCTATGCCGAGCGCATGTACTACGACGCCACGAACCAACGCGGGACGGTGCTGGGGGCCGAAGTCTTGACGCCGGTGCCGGAGTATCTGGGGCTGTTGCGGCTGAAGGCCAACGTGCTGCAACAGGTCAACCGCGACCAGTTCTACGCGCAGGACGGCTTCATCACCTCGAGCCGCATCGGGCAACCAGGCTATCGACTGCAGTCGGGCCAGGTGTTCTTCGAAGATCATCAACGGCCGGTGATTGATCCCTACACGGGTGGACCGGCGATCGATCCGCAAACCAACGAGCCGGTCATCACGCACGATCGCCTGGCGACGGCGCGGAACAACCTGGTCTACCTGGGGCCGGTGCCGGTCTTCTACTGGCCGACGTTTGCCACCGATCTGACCGATCCGACGCTGTATGTCGACGGGTTCAGCGTGAAGAACGACCAGATCTTCGGCACGCAGGTGCTGGTCGACCTGGACGCCTACGAGGTGCTGGGAATTCGCAATCGGCCTAAGGGCACGAAGTGGGATTTCTCGGTCGACTATCTCAGCAAGCGCGGCCTGGCGGGGGGGACTTCGTTCCGCTACAACCGCGCCGACTCGTTGTTCGGCGTGCCCAGCAGTTATGCGGGCACGTTCGATGTTTGGGGGCTCCACGACAGCGGTCTGGATAATCTGGGTCTGGGGCGGCAGGCACTCGTGCCCGAGTCGCGGACGCGCTATCGCAATTTTCTCCGGCATCGCCAGTTCCTGCCCGACAACTACCGGGTGACGGCCGAGTTGGGACTGATCAGCGACCGCAACTTCCTGGAGTCGTTCTTCGAGAACGAATGGGACAACTCGAAAGACTATACGACCGGCATCGAGCTGAAGCGGCTGCAGGAAAACAGCTCGTGGAGCATCACGGGCGATGGGCGGGTCAACGACTTCTTCACGCAGACGACCCAGGCGCGGGCCGATCATTTCCTGTTGGGCCAGGAACTGTTCTCGGACCGGGTCACCTGGTTCGAGCACACGTTTGGCGGCTACCAGGAGCTGGGCGTCGCCAGCACGCCGAAGGACCCGACCGATGCGGCGCAGTGGCAGTTCCTGCCGTGGGAAGTGCCTTCGCAGGGCGAGCGCTTCTCGACCAAGCACGAGCTGGATCTACCGCTGCCGTTCGGACCGTTCAGGCTGACGCCCTATGTCTTGGGCGCGTTCGACCACTGGGGCGAGGATTTGAACGGCAACCCGCTCGATCGGCTGTATGGCCAGACCGGCCTGCGGGCGAGCATCCCGTTCTGGAAGGTCTATCCGAATGCCGAGAGCGGCCTGTTCAACGTGCACGGCATCGCGCACAAGCTGACATTCGACGCCGACGTGTTCGTGGCCGAATCGTCGGCCGATCTGGACCAGTTGCCGCTCTACGAGCCCGTCGACGACGACAATATCGAGCATTTCCGCAGCCGCTTCGGGATCAACACGTTCGGCGGGGTGACGCCAATTCAATTCGACGAGCGGTTCTATGCGTTGCGCAGTGGGCTGGCGAGCAACGTCACGTCGCCGTCGTCCGAAATTGCCGACGACCTGGCCGCGGCGCGGCTGGGGCTGAACCAGCGCTGGCAAACCAAGCGCGGCTATCCCGGACGGCGGCGGATCATCGATTGGATCGTGCTCGATACCGGCACGACGTTCTACGCCAATCCGGATCGAGACAATTTCGGCGAGGCGGTGGGCCTGACCGATTATGACTTCCGCTGGCACGTCGGCGATCAGTTGACGATGTTGAGCAGCGGTCTGTTCGACTTCTTCGACGACGGGCAAAAGATCATCACCGTGGGCGGGCACTTGATTCGTCCGCCCCGCGGCGGCCTGTCGCTGCAGTTCCGGCACTTCGAGGGGCCGTTCACGAGCAACGCGGTCATCGCGACGTACAGCTACCACATGAGCCCCAAGTGGATTTCCACCATGGGCAGTTTTATCGACATCACGAACAACAACTACGGGCAGATGCTGGGGCTGACGCGGATCGGCGAGTCGCTGTTGTTTACCATCGGCGTGACGAACAACTCGAGCAAGGACATCGTCGGCTTCAACATCTCGATCGAGCCGCGATTCTTGCCGCGGACGCGGACCCTGGGCGCCGGTGGGGCGGCAATTCCCATGGCCGGGTTGTACGGGCTCGAGTAA
- a CDS encoding phospholipid carrier-dependent glycosyltransferase, translating into MLRKCLGILCLALVLRAGVLVVEFGTLAADPDAYRALAANLRQHGVLGNGERPTAFRPPLYPLLLAPVLGAGDRGIAGLHFVLGAGTVILAGLLARAAGRGELAPAAMLLVAVDPILLRQSTVVMTETLAAFCAALVLVVATFAQRRGTIGALALGAALGLAVLARPTFLAWTGLEILALGAAAVLRPAAVRPPAAWVRAGACVVGLAIVLGPWVARNRAALGRPIVGTTHGGFTLLLANNPEFYAHLRTAPWGEVWDSARFNAEVTPRLRRATTQAELASDERAYRMAREHIEREPAMFAWSCLVRLGRFWSPLPHRVGSTESLSRRALRWAIAVFYAFEFAAALYGLWLLRGAWASEPWRSTLLLALALAATHAVYWSDLRMRAPLTVGIALLASVGWRGSRPGETARATSDGASI; encoded by the coding sequence GTGCTTCGAAAGTGTCTGGGAATTCTGTGCCTGGCCTTGGTGCTGCGCGCGGGCGTGCTGGTCGTCGAATTTGGCACACTGGCGGCCGATCCCGACGCGTATCGCGCCTTGGCGGCGAACCTGCGTCAGCATGGTGTGCTGGGCAACGGCGAGCGGCCGACCGCGTTCCGGCCGCCGCTGTATCCGCTGCTGCTGGCGCCGGTGTTGGGCGCAGGCGATCGGGGCATCGCCGGCCTGCACTTCGTGCTGGGCGCAGGCACAGTGATTTTGGCGGGGCTGCTCGCGCGGGCGGCGGGGCGCGGCGAGCTCGCGCCGGCGGCCATGCTGCTCGTGGCGGTCGATCCGATCTTGTTGCGGCAATCGACGGTCGTGATGACCGAGACGCTGGCGGCGTTCTGCGCGGCGCTAGTGTTGGTCGTGGCCACGTTTGCACAGCGCCGCGGGACGATCGGCGCGCTCGCGCTGGGCGCAGCGCTGGGGTTGGCCGTGCTCGCGCGGCCGACGTTCCTGGCTTGGACGGGGTTGGAGATCTTGGCGCTGGGAGCGGCGGCCGTCTTGAGGCCGGCTGCAGTGAGGCCGCCCGCAGCTTGGGTCCGCGCCGGCGCGTGTGTCGTGGGACTGGCGATCGTGCTCGGTCCCTGGGTCGCGCGCAATCGGGCAGCGCTGGGTAGGCCTATCGTGGGGACAACGCACGGCGGTTTTACGCTGCTGTTGGCGAACAACCCGGAGTTCTATGCGCATCTGCGGACGGCACCCTGGGGCGAGGTCTGGGATTCGGCCCGATTCAATGCCGAGGTCACTCCGCGCTTGCGCCGCGCGACCACGCAAGCAGAGCTGGCGAGCGACGAACGGGCCTATCGCATGGCGCGCGAGCACATCGAGCGCGAGCCGGCGATGTTCGCCTGGTCGTGCCTGGTCCGGTTAGGTCGGTTCTGGAGCCCGTTGCCGCATCGTGTCGGCAGCACAGAGTCGCTATCACGCAGGGCGTTGCGCTGGGCAATCGCCGTGTTCTACGCGTTCGAGTTTGCTGCGGCGCTGTACGGGCTTTGGCTATTGCGCGGCGCATGGGCAAGCGAACCCTGGCGCAGCACGCTGCTCCTGGCGCTGGCACTGGCGGCAACGCATGCGGTTTATTGGAGCGATCTGCGGATGCGGGCTCCGTTAACGGTCGGCATCGCCCTGTTGGCGAGCGTTGGCTGGCGGGGCAGTCGCCCAGGCGAAACGGCCCGCGCAACGAGCGATGGCGCAAGCATTTAG
- a CDS encoding MMPL family transporter produces MQQRSDHSDLSPAVKGFAAHLVAWRNVLLGIGVIIAVLSVEPASRLRFDRSMENMFAEDDPVLIPYRRAKEIFSDDEIALAAYRDPELMTPAGITRVAEATERLSAVPGVGSVLSLSNSPFGTDIIDQSQPLHQSFVELFENYTVSTDRQTTALVCLLKPEADSKVSREETVDQLRAVIDDYPGGVVTGEPAMIVDGFRYLETDSVVLGNTATVLLVITILVSFRSFRWVIVPLATVVFTLLATKALLVLGNFRLTMVSSMLWAIIFVIGISATVHVIIRFREERHAGRSPRDSLYFCAATLALPILWTCLTDAAGFGSLLWAKVGPIRDFGVMMLCGSLIAIVSMCIMIPGLSILGSIDADPRRAWGERGLDFGLGTIIHFINRWPKTIGVFAALVAGTAIYGSRWVQVETDFTKNFRASSPLVRSYQFVERELGGAGVWDIFLPAPAEPDWNFVAKVRRLEERLRTETQVPDEQGLAQEGLTKVFSVVDAIDALNLGSLADNFSVPMLMDQMRGQMPAIMNVLWGQDPGPGAQHYLRIMLRAKERQPSAQKQQLIDEVLRISREEFGSEAQVTGFFVLLTQLINSILRDQWVTFLIASSMIGAMMLFAFRSLPVAMVAMIPNSLPIMIVNGLMGWLGVDVNMGAAMIAAVSMGLSVDSSVHYITEYLDARRSGYGVNEALAMVHQRVGRAVIFSTVALVSGFSALMLSQFIPLVYFGALMGLTMVGGSIGNLVVLPLLLKLVERLFGIRGAAPG; encoded by the coding sequence TTGCAGCAACGTTCGGACCACTCGGACCTTTCACCGGCGGTGAAAGGTTTTGCCGCCCACCTCGTCGCTTGGCGCAATGTCCTGCTCGGCATCGGCGTGATCATCGCCGTCCTGTCCGTCGAACCGGCCAGCCGCCTGCGCTTCGACCGCAGCATGGAGAACATGTTCGCCGAAGACGACCCGGTCCTGATTCCCTACCGTCGGGCCAAGGAGATCTTCTCCGACGACGAGATCGCGCTGGCCGCCTATCGCGATCCCGAGTTGATGACACCCGCCGGCATTACCCGCGTCGCCGAAGCTACCGAGCGGCTCAGCGCCGTTCCCGGCGTCGGTTCCGTGCTCAGCCTGAGCAACAGTCCCTTCGGCACCGACATCATCGATCAGTCGCAACCCCTGCACCAGTCGTTCGTCGAGCTGTTCGAGAACTACACCGTCAGCACCGACCGCCAGACGACAGCGCTGGTCTGCCTACTCAAACCCGAAGCCGACAGCAAGGTCTCGCGCGAAGAAACCGTCGACCAGCTCCGCGCCGTGATCGACGACTATCCCGGCGGCGTCGTGACCGGCGAGCCGGCGATGATCGTCGACGGGTTCCGTTATCTCGAAACCGACAGCGTCGTGCTCGGCAACACGGCGACCGTGCTGTTGGTGATCACGATTCTGGTCAGCTTTCGCAGCTTCCGCTGGGTGATCGTGCCGCTGGCCACGGTTGTCTTCACGCTGCTGGCGACCAAGGCCCTGCTGGTCCTCGGCAATTTCCGCCTCACGATGGTCAGTTCCATGCTCTGGGCCATCATCTTCGTGATCGGCATCAGCGCCACGGTGCACGTCATCATCCGCTTTCGCGAAGAGCGCCATGCCGGCCGCAGCCCGCGCGATTCGCTCTACTTCTGCGCGGCCACGTTGGCCTTGCCCATTCTCTGGACCTGCTTGACCGACGCGGCCGGCTTCGGTTCGCTGCTCTGGGCCAAGGTCGGACCGATCCGCGATTTCGGAGTGATGATGCTCTGCGGCTCGCTGATCGCCATCGTCAGCATGTGCATCATGATTCCGGGCCTGTCGATTCTCGGTTCGATCGACGCCGATCCGCGCCGCGCCTGGGGCGAGCGCGGGCTCGACTTTGGCCTCGGTACGATCATCCATTTCATTAACCGCTGGCCCAAGACGATCGGCGTTTTCGCGGCCCTGGTCGCCGGTACCGCCATCTACGGCTCGCGCTGGGTGCAGGTCGAAACGGATTTCACCAAGAATTTTCGCGCCAGCAGTCCGTTGGTGCGTTCCTACCAGTTCGTCGAACGCGAACTCGGCGGCGCCGGCGTTTGGGACATCTTCTTGCCGGCACCTGCCGAGCCCGACTGGAACTTCGTCGCCAAGGTCCGCCGCCTCGAAGAGCGGTTACGCACCGAGACGCAGGTGCCCGACGAGCAGGGTCTCGCCCAAGAAGGCCTGACCAAGGTGTTCAGCGTGGTCGATGCCATCGACGCTTTGAACCTGGGTTCCCTGGCCGACAACTTCTCGGTGCCCATGCTCATGGACCAGATGCGCGGCCAAATGCCGGCCATCATGAACGTGCTCTGGGGACAAGACCCCGGCCCCGGCGCCCAGCATTACCTGCGGATCATGCTCCGCGCCAAAGAGCGCCAGCCTTCGGCCCAGAAACAACAGCTCATCGATGAGGTGCTGCGGATCAGCCGCGAGGAGTTCGGTTCCGAGGCACAGGTCACCGGGTTCTTCGTGCTGCTGACCCAACTGATCAACAGCATTCTCCGCGACCAGTGGGTCACCTTTCTGATCGCCAGCTCGATGATCGGTGCGATGATGCTGTTCGCCTTCCGCAGCCTGCCCGTGGCGATGGTCGCCATGATTCCCAACAGCCTGCCGATCATGATCGTCAACGGGCTGATGGGCTGGCTGGGCGTCGACGTCAACATGGGCGCCGCGATGATCGCCGCCGTATCGATGGGCCTCTCGGTCGACTCCTCGGTGCACTACATCACCGAGTATCTCGATGCCCGCCGCTCAGGCTACGGCGTCAACGAAGCGCTCGCCATGGTCCACCAGCGCGTCGGCCGTGCGGTCATTTTTTCGACCGTGGCCCTCGTCTCCGGCTTTAGCGCCCTGATGCTCAGCCAGTTTATCCCGTTGGTCTATTTCGGCGCCTTGATGGGACTGACCATGGTCGGCGGCTCCATCGGCAACCTCGTCGTCCTGCCCCTGTTGCTGAAACTCGTCGAACGCCTGTTCGGCATTCGCGGCGCGGCACCAGGGTGA
- a CDS encoding DUF4159 domain-containing protein, giving the protein MALAVSAVRTAQAQADIDPQRVRAAIARGMEYLLREQLRDGSWKDWPSQEGGVTALCTLALLNGGLPPSDPRVQRALSVLRKIETDGTYAVALQTMAFCEAEPEKDLLLIRRNVQWLESNQFRNGPTAGSWSYPQGPGDNSNSQFALLALHAAEEVGVAANDTTWRLAQQYWSKCQNGDGSWAYTIAGGAGTGSMTCAGITSMVICTGRLAQGDARVEGGRALCCQQQEVNDSIERGLSWLARNFSVEINPGAGGRRLYYLYALERVGRLTAQRFIGDHDWYREGVAEMLKEQDQLSGFWRGDQDGPEVVATSFVLLFLSKGRWPVLVGKLTHGPEGDWNRHRNDIANLTHYAGQKWRQKMTWQVVQARTAKTVDLLQAPVLFFNGREAPVISDEEVARLREYVNQGGFIFAEACCEGDAFDQGFRALVQRLFPEPEHQLHLLPPEHPVWRAEEPVDPKYVRPLWGIDVGCRTSVIYCPADLSCYWELSRPGRDTKLPPAVRVEVAAANALGINVLAYATNRELKSKDELLAAVREPGADDRVARGKLAIGKLKHTGGWNVAPTALSNLGRALARELKIRIDSAPHEFPLTDPRIYDFHLLFMHGRNSFRFSEAERQQLRAFVERGGTLLADSVCGSEEFTRAFRREMEATFPETPLERVPAGNPLLTNELGGFDLKQVQRREPQAGDGALRGVTRSVEPDLEGIRQGERYAVIFSRFDLSCALEKHNSVECAGYTPEDAARIGINVVLYSLQQ; this is encoded by the coding sequence TTGGCCCTGGCGGTTTCGGCCGTACGTACGGCCCAGGCGCAGGCCGACATCGACCCGCAACGGGTACGCGCGGCCATTGCCCGGGGCATGGAATACTTATTGCGCGAACAACTGCGCGACGGATCGTGGAAAGACTGGCCCTCGCAGGAGGGCGGGGTCACCGCGCTGTGCACGTTGGCGCTGCTCAACGGCGGACTACCGCCGAGCGATCCGCGCGTGCAGCGGGCGCTGTCGGTGTTGCGCAAGATCGAAACCGACGGCACCTATGCCGTGGCGCTGCAAACCATGGCGTTTTGCGAGGCGGAGCCGGAGAAGGATCTGCTGCTGATCCGGCGGAACGTGCAATGGCTCGAGTCGAACCAGTTTCGCAACGGGCCCACGGCCGGGTCGTGGTCGTATCCGCAAGGGCCGGGTGACAATTCCAACTCACAGTTCGCCCTCTTGGCGCTCCATGCCGCGGAAGAAGTGGGGGTCGCTGCGAACGACACGACCTGGCGGCTGGCCCAACAGTACTGGTCCAAATGTCAGAACGGGGATGGGTCGTGGGCCTATACGATCGCCGGGGGGGCGGGAACCGGCAGCATGACCTGTGCTGGAATCACTTCGATGGTCATCTGCACCGGACGCCTGGCACAGGGCGACGCGCGGGTCGAGGGGGGGAGGGCCCTGTGTTGCCAGCAGCAGGAGGTGAACGACTCGATCGAGCGGGGGCTGAGCTGGCTGGCACGAAACTTTTCGGTCGAGATCAATCCCGGCGCCGGGGGCCGGAGGCTGTATTACCTGTACGCGCTCGAACGCGTCGGACGGCTGACCGCGCAACGGTTCATCGGCGATCACGATTGGTACCGGGAAGGCGTGGCCGAGATGCTCAAAGAGCAGGACCAGCTTTCGGGCTTTTGGCGCGGCGACCAGGACGGGCCGGAGGTCGTCGCGACGTCGTTCGTGCTGTTGTTCCTGTCGAAGGGGCGCTGGCCGGTGCTCGTGGGCAAGTTGACCCATGGGCCCGAGGGAGACTGGAACCGGCATCGCAACGACATCGCCAACCTGACGCACTACGCGGGACAAAAATGGCGGCAAAAGATGACCTGGCAGGTGGTCCAAGCGCGAACGGCCAAGACGGTCGACCTGCTGCAAGCGCCCGTCTTGTTTTTCAACGGCCGCGAAGCGCCGGTCATTAGCGACGAAGAGGTCGCGCGGCTGCGCGAGTACGTGAACCAAGGTGGGTTCATTTTTGCCGAAGCCTGCTGTGAGGGGGATGCGTTCGACCAGGGATTTCGCGCGCTGGTGCAGCGCCTGTTTCCGGAGCCGGAGCATCAATTGCACCTGTTGCCGCCGGAGCACCCGGTGTGGCGGGCCGAGGAGCCGGTCGATCCGAAATACGTGCGGCCCCTGTGGGGCATCGACGTGGGTTGCCGGACGAGCGTGATTTATTGTCCGGCCGATTTGTCGTGCTACTGGGAACTGAGTCGGCCGGGGCGCGATACGAAGCTGCCGCCGGCGGTGCGCGTCGAGGTTGCGGCGGCCAACGCGCTGGGCATCAACGTGCTCGCTTATGCGACGAACCGGGAACTGAAATCGAAAGATGAGTTGCTGGCCGCGGTGCGCGAACCGGGCGCCGACGATCGCGTGGCCCGCGGCAAGTTGGCCATCGGCAAGTTGAAACACACTGGCGGCTGGAACGTGGCCCCGACGGCGCTGTCGAACCTGGGGCGGGCCCTGGCGCGGGAGCTGAAGATCCGCATCGATTCGGCGCCGCACGAGTTTCCCTTGACCGATCCGCGGATTTACGACTTTCACCTGTTGTTCATGCATGGCCGGAACAGCTTCCGATTCAGCGAGGCCGAGCGCCAGCAGCTACGGGCCTTTGTCGAGCGTGGGGGAACGCTGTTGGCGGACAGCGTGTGCGGCAGCGAAGAGTTCACCCGAGCGTTTCGCCGCGAGATGGAGGCCACGTTTCCAGAAACGCCGCTGGAGCGGGTACCCGCCGGCAATCCGTTGCTGACGAACGAACTGGGCGGCTTCGACCTGAAGCAGGTACAACGGCGCGAGCCACAGGCGGGCGACGGCGCTCTGCGCGGAGTGACCCGTAGCGTCGAGCCCGACTTGGAGGGCATACGGCAGGGCGAACGATACGCGGTGATCTTTTCGCGGTTCGACCTGAGCTGCGCGCTGGAGAAGCACAACTCGGTGGAATGTGCCGGTTACACGCCGGAAGACGCTGCCCGGATCGGGATCAACGTGGTGCTGTACTCGCTGCAGCAGTGA
- a CDS encoding MoxR family ATPase, with product MQEELQKVIVGQDDVIEQLFAAIFTRGHCLLVGVPGLAKTLLVSTLSRILDIQFKRIQFTPDLMPSDITGTNVLEEDEHRRRHFRFVEGPVFTNILLADEINRTPPKTQAALLQAMQEREVTVGQQTYPLPDPFFTIATQNPIEQEGTYPLPEAQLDRFMFNVQVDYPSLAEEEQILASTTRNEKPEVRKVLSARAILNLQKLVGSVAVSEYIVKYVAALVRATRPKEPNAPDFIRTWVDWGAGPRAGQFLIHGGKAIAAMDGRFSVAIEDVRRVAVPVLRHRVSTNFQAQAEGMTSDDVIKRLVAEIPAPAIPKFES from the coding sequence ATGCAGGAAGAACTGCAAAAGGTCATCGTCGGCCAGGACGACGTCATCGAGCAATTGTTTGCCGCGATCTTCACGCGCGGCCATTGTCTGTTGGTCGGCGTGCCGGGCCTGGCCAAGACGCTCCTGGTAAGCACGTTGTCCCGAATCCTCGACATCCAGTTCAAGCGCATCCAGTTCACGCCCGACTTGATGCCCTCCGATATCACCGGCACCAACGTCCTCGAAGAAGACGAACATCGCCGCCGCCACTTTCGCTTTGTCGAAGGCCCGGTGTTCACCAACATCCTCCTGGCGGACGAGATCAACCGCACCCCGCCGAAGACGCAGGCCGCCTTGTTGCAGGCGATGCAAGAGCGCGAAGTCACCGTCGGCCAGCAGACCTATCCCCTGCCCGACCCGTTCTTCACCATCGCCACGCAAAACCCCATCGAGCAGGAGGGCACTTATCCGCTGCCCGAGGCCCAGCTCGACCGCTTCATGTTCAACGTGCAGGTCGATTACCCCTCGCTGGCCGAGGAAGAGCAGATCCTGGCCAGCACCACGCGCAACGAAAAGCCCGAGGTCCGTAAGGTCCTTTCCGCCCGCGCGATCCTGAATCTGCAAAAGCTCGTCGGCTCCGTGGCCGTGAGCGAATACATCGTCAAGTACGTGGCCGCGCTGGTCCGTGCCACGCGCCCCAAAGAACCGAACGCACCCGATTTCATTCGCACGTGGGTCGATTGGGGCGCCGGCCCCCGCGCAGGACAATTCCTCATCCACGGCGGCAAGGCCATCGCCGCGATGGACGGCCGCTTTTCCGTGGCCATCGAGGACGTCCGCCGCGTGGCGGTGCCGGTCCTGCGACATCGCGTGAGCACCAACTTCCAGGCCCAGGCCGAAGGCATGACCAGCGACGACGTCATCAAGCGGCTCGTCGCCGAAATCCCCGCCCCGGCCATTCCCAAGTTCGAGTCGTAA